In Flavobacterium okayamense, a single window of DNA contains:
- a CDS encoding TolC family protein has protein sequence MMKYKIVIISFFLFQIVTAQEQLTLEKCYQLVETNYPLAKQNSILANQLEVQTEAFNKDKLPKISLNAQATYQSEVTQVPFSLPNATIEPLNKDQYRATLDVNQLIYNGNVIEAQTNLKTAQTKTQQQQVKVTLYQLKSVVNQYYFGILLLQKKQELVTAKKVLLLEKIKEIQAAVKFDAVLPSSEQVIEAEIIKINQQSNDIRYEKLKLFNYLNKLTDSNFNEDTVLVVEKSIISQEGSRPEYKLFELQNQQIDANKSLISKTNYPKVNAFAQGGYGNPALNMLNNSFETFYMAGIRLNWTLFDWNKTKKEKEALEISKQLIETEKETFELNINSQLQEVNFEIERIEQQIISDAEIIQLREKIVLSAEAQMKNGVITSSDYLNEVTQLFEAKINEQTHKVQLELAKANYQIIKGN, from the coding sequence ATGATGAAGTATAAAATAGTAATAATAAGTTTTTTTCTTTTCCAAATAGTTACTGCTCAAGAGCAATTGACATTAGAAAAATGTTATCAATTGGTGGAAACTAATTATCCATTAGCGAAACAAAATTCAATTTTAGCAAATCAGCTTGAAGTTCAAACAGAAGCTTTTAATAAAGATAAATTACCAAAAATTTCGTTAAATGCTCAAGCTACTTATCAATCGGAAGTTACTCAAGTTCCTTTTTCTTTACCCAACGCTACAATTGAACCACTAAACAAAGATCAATATCGTGCAACTTTAGATGTGAACCAACTTATTTATAACGGAAATGTTATAGAAGCGCAAACTAATTTAAAAACAGCACAAACCAAAACGCAACAGCAACAGGTAAAAGTTACATTATATCAATTGAAAAGTGTTGTAAATCAATATTATTTTGGAATCTTATTGTTACAGAAAAAACAAGAATTAGTAACGGCAAAAAAAGTATTACTTCTCGAGAAAATTAAAGAAATTCAAGCGGCTGTTAAGTTTGATGCCGTTTTGCCTTCTTCTGAACAAGTAATTGAAGCTGAGATTATTAAAATTAATCAGCAATCTAACGATATTCGATACGAAAAATTAAAACTCTTCAATTATCTAAATAAATTAACTGATTCAAACTTTAATGAAGATACTGTATTAGTAGTAGAAAAATCAATTATAAGTCAAGAAGGTAGTCGTCCAGAATACAAATTATTTGAATTGCAAAATCAACAAATAGATGCGAATAAAAGCCTTATTTCTAAAACTAATTACCCAAAAGTGAATGCTTTTGCACAAGGTGGCTATGGAAATCCTGCTTTAAATATGTTGAATAATTCATTTGAAACTTTTTACATGGCTGGAATTCGATTAAACTGGACATTATTCGATTGGAATAAAACCAAAAAAGAAAAAGAGGCTTTAGAGATTTCAAAACAACTAATTGAAACCGAAAAAGAAACTTTTGAATTAAATATCAATAGCCAATTACAAGAAGTTAATTTTGAAATAGAGCGAATTGAGCAACAAATTATAAGTGATGCTGAGATTATTCAATTACGAGAAAAAATTGTTCTTTCAGCCGAAGCGCAAATGAAAAATGGTGTTATTACTTCATCAGATTATTTGAATGAAGTTACTCAACTTTTTGAAGCTAAAATCAACGAACAAACACATAAAGTTCAATTAGAATTGGCAAAAGCGAATTATCAAATTATTAAAGGAAATTAA
- a CDS encoding ABC transporter ATP-binding protein, whose product MSISVQNISKSYKEVQALQNISFEVNEGELFGLIGPDGAGKTTLFRLLTTLLIPNEGNATVAEYDIIKNVKEIRNAVGYMPGKFSLYQDLTIAENLEFFATIFGTTVEENYDLIEDIYVQIEPFKNRRAGALSGGMKQKLALCCALIHKPKVLFLDEPTTGVDPVSRKEFWEMLKRLKQKGITILVSTPYMDEAALCDRIALIQEGKILKIDSPENIVNSYEKAIYEVKSDTMYQLIEDLKAFPSSYSVYAFGEFVHYTDKGDLFKIENLMSYLAEKGHQNITIQKAKTSIEDVFMDL is encoded by the coding sequence ATGAGTATTTCGGTTCAAAATATATCCAAAAGTTACAAAGAGGTTCAGGCGCTACAAAACATTAGTTTTGAAGTAAATGAAGGGGAACTCTTTGGATTAATTGGTCCAGATGGAGCGGGCAAAACTACTCTTTTTCGTTTACTCACTACTTTACTTATTCCTAATGAAGGAAATGCAACAGTAGCCGAATATGACATTATAAAAAATGTAAAAGAAATTAGAAATGCTGTAGGTTATATGCCAGGTAAATTCTCTTTATATCAAGATTTAACCATAGCAGAAAATTTAGAGTTTTTTGCAACCATTTTTGGTACAACTGTAGAAGAAAATTACGATTTAATCGAAGATATTTATGTGCAGATTGAACCTTTTAAAAATAGAAGAGCTGGAGCCTTATCAGGTGGAATGAAACAAAAATTGGCATTATGCTGCGCCTTGATTCATAAACCTAAAGTTTTGTTTTTAGACGAACCTACAACTGGAGTTGATCCTGTTTCGAGAAAGGAATTTTGGGAAATGCTCAAGCGATTAAAACAAAAAGGAATTACAATTTTAGTATCTACTCCTTATATGGATGAAGCCGCTTTGTGTGATAGAATTGCTTTAATTCAAGAAGGAAAAATATTAAAAATAGATTCGCCTGAAAACATTGTGAATTCGTATGAAAAAGCAATTTACGAAGTAAAATCAGATACGATGTATCAATTAATTGAAGATTTAAAAGCATTTCCATCAAGTTATAGCGTGTATGCTTTTGGTGAATTTGTTCATTATACTGATAAAGGCGATTTATTTAAAATTGAAAACTTAATGAGTTATTTAGCCGAAAAAGGGCATCAAAATATTACCATTCAAAAAGCAAAAACAAGTATTGAAGATGTTTTTATGGATTTATAA
- a CDS encoding sodium-dependent bicarbonate transport family permease — MNTDLLIENLKNPALLFFILGFIAIRLNSDLRIPENSSKFISIYLLFSIGFKGGQELAHSELDMGIIWSVILGIFSAIVIPVYSFFFLKRKLSIENSGAIAAAYGSVSAVTFVTTISFLELQNISFSGHMVAVMALMEAPAIIVGVILIRLFTKQKEIENHSIFKILKHSVTNGSVLLIIGSLIIGFVASEQQAMGIKPFTTDIFKGFLAIFLLDMGISSGKKLKDLTKFGRFTFLFAIIIPLLNGCLMAFLSQFFLSEIGDRLLLSILAASASYIAVPAAMKISVPSANPGLYIPMAIAITFPINITIGIPIYFQIII; from the coding sequence ATGAATACAGACTTATTAATAGAAAACCTTAAAAATCCTGCATTATTATTTTTTATTTTAGGATTTATAGCAATAAGACTAAATAGTGATTTACGAATACCAGAAAATTCTTCAAAATTCATATCTATTTATTTGCTTTTCTCCATTGGGTTTAAAGGAGGTCAAGAATTAGCGCACAGTGAACTTGATATGGGAATTATTTGGAGTGTTATTTTAGGAATCTTTTCTGCAATTGTAATTCCTGTTTATTCTTTTTTCTTCTTGAAAAGAAAATTATCAATTGAGAATTCTGGTGCGATTGCAGCAGCTTATGGATCTGTAAGTGCAGTAACATTTGTGACTACAATCTCTTTTTTAGAACTGCAAAATATTTCATTTAGTGGACATATGGTCGCTGTTATGGCATTAATGGAAGCTCCAGCAATCATTGTAGGTGTTATTTTGATTCGTTTGTTTACAAAACAAAAAGAAATTGAAAACCATTCTATTTTTAAAATTTTAAAGCATTCTGTTACAAATGGTAGTGTTTTGTTAATTATTGGGAGTTTAATAATAGGTTTTGTGGCAAGCGAACAACAAGCAATGGGAATAAAACCTTTTACGACAGATATTTTTAAAGGATTTTTAGCAATTTTTTTATTGGATATGGGGATATCTAGTGGAAAAAAATTAAAAGACTTAACAAAATTTGGAAGATTTACATTTTTATTTGCAATTATTATCCCGCTGCTAAATGGGTGTTTAATGGCTTTTTTAAGTCAATTTTTCCTTTCTGAAATAGGTGATAGATTATTGCTTTCAATTCTAGCTGCAAGTGCATCTTATATCGCAGTGCCTGCAGCTATGAAAATAAGTGTTCCTTCTGCAAACCCTGGCTTATACATACCTATGGCTATAGCAATTACTTTTCCTATCAACATAACTATTGGAATACCTATATATTTTCAAATTATAATTTGA
- a CDS encoding DUF6671 family protein has translation MFKGRKLLIATIHGKEKVMQPILESKLKVKVVKNKFFNTDELGTFSGEIEREGSAIETLRKKCFIAMKKNQVDLILASEGSFGAHPFYFFTSANEEFVMLKDFKNDIEIVVKVLSTKTNFLTEEIIDFHSLLNFAEKIKFPSHALILKSDYKNFKHCCKGITNQKTLIEKYEFFQSVSEKVIAETDMRAMFNPTRMQVIEEVTKKLIEKCKSLCPNCKIPGFDVKEVISGLPCKWCGNPTESTLKYIYECQKCNFKLEKKYPHKKENEDPMYCNNCNP, from the coding sequence ATGTTTAAAGGGAGAAAGTTATTAATTGCAACGATTCATGGTAAAGAAAAAGTAATGCAACCAATACTTGAGAGTAAATTAAAAGTAAAGGTTGTTAAAAATAAATTTTTTAACACTGATGAGTTGGGAACTTTTTCTGGTGAAATAGAGAGGGAAGGAAGCGCCATTGAAACTTTAAGAAAGAAGTGTTTTATAGCTATGAAAAAGAATCAGGTTGATTTGATATTAGCTTCTGAAGGTTCATTTGGCGCCCATCCTTTTTATTTTTTTACATCAGCTAATGAAGAGTTTGTGATGCTTAAAGATTTTAAAAATGATATTGAGATAGTAGTAAAAGTGTTGAGCACAAAAACAAATTTTTTAACTGAAGAGATTATTGACTTTCATTCACTTCTAAATTTTGCTGAAAAAATTAAATTTCCTTCGCATGCTTTAATATTAAAATCGGATTATAAAAATTTTAAGCATTGTTGTAAAGGAATTACTAATCAAAAAACTCTTATTGAAAAATATGAGTTTTTTCAATCTGTTAGTGAAAAAGTAATTGCAGAAACTGATATGAGAGCAATGTTTAATCCAACAAGAATGCAAGTGATTGAAGAAGTGACAAAGAAGCTAATAGAAAAATGTAAATCACTTTGCCCAAATTGTAAAATTCCCGGTTTTGATGTAAAAGAAGTTATTTCAGGTTTGCCATGTAAATGGTGTGGAAATCCAACAGAAAGTACTTTGAAATACATATATGAATGTCAAAAATGCAATTTTAAATTGGAAAAGAAATATCCACATAAAAAAGAAAACGAAGACCCCATGTATTGTAATAATTGTAATCCTTAA
- a CDS encoding ABC transporter permease, translating to MKIILYIVQKEFKQIFRDKGMLRLIFILPIFQLLVLSNAATFDVKNIKVAIVDNSHSMQSRALIEKFQMNSYFAETKLLNSSNEGIEYINKGKTDAVIEIPNKFEKQLKNNNKTSIQVLINAIDGATAGVQNVYIAQIVQQYNQNITLENKNLSSQQNLSRIELIPSFWYNNTLNYKTFMVPGILVLLVTMLTLFLSSMNIVREKELGTLEQINVTPIKKHQFIIGKLFPFWVLGLVILTIGLLIAKLVFNVPMLGNIFLVYLFTAIYLLLILGIGLFISNHTETQQQAMFIAWFFMVIFILMSGLFTPIESMPKWAQNITLFNPIRYFVEFIRMVLLKGAGLQEVLINLSIITAFAITINGLAVWSYRKTN from the coding sequence ATGAAAATTATTTTATACATAGTTCAAAAAGAATTCAAGCAAATTTTTAGAGATAAAGGTATGCTTCGTTTAATTTTTATTTTACCAATTTTTCAACTTTTGGTATTATCCAATGCAGCTACATTTGATGTTAAAAACATTAAAGTTGCAATTGTAGATAATAGTCATTCAATGCAATCAAGAGCTTTAATTGAAAAGTTTCAAATGAACTCTTATTTTGCTGAAACGAAACTTTTAAACAGTTCAAATGAAGGAATTGAATACATAAATAAAGGAAAAACAGATGCAGTTATTGAAATTCCGAATAAATTTGAAAAGCAACTAAAAAACAATAACAAAACGTCAATTCAAGTTCTTATTAATGCAATTGATGGAGCTACAGCAGGTGTTCAAAATGTGTATATTGCTCAAATTGTTCAACAATACAATCAGAATATAACGCTTGAAAATAAAAACCTATCTAGTCAACAAAACTTGAGTAGAATAGAACTAATTCCATCATTTTGGTATAATAATACGTTAAATTATAAGACGTTTATGGTTCCAGGTATTTTAGTATTATTAGTTACCATGCTTACTTTATTCCTTTCTTCAATGAATATTGTTAGAGAGAAGGAATTAGGAACTTTAGAACAAATCAACGTTACACCAATAAAAAAACATCAATTCATAATTGGTAAATTATTTCCTTTTTGGGTATTAGGATTGGTTATTTTAACAATTGGGTTGTTAATTGCAAAATTAGTTTTTAACGTTCCTATGTTAGGAAATATATTTTTAGTGTATTTATTTACTGCAATTTATTTATTACTCATTTTAGGAATTGGTTTGTTTATTTCTAACCATACCGAAACACAACAGCAAGCTATGTTTATTGCTTGGTTTTTTATGGTGATTTTTATTCTAATGAGCGGTTTATTTACACCGATTGAAAGTATGCCTAAATGGGCTCAAAATATAACACTCTTTAATCCAATTCGTTATTTTGTTGAATTTATTCGAATGGTTCTCCTTAAAGGAGCAGGTTTACAAGAGGTTTTGATAAATTTATCAATAATTACTGCATTTGCTATTACTATAAATGGATTAGCAGTTTGGAGTTATAGAAAAACAAACTGA
- a CDS encoding L-threonylcarbamoyladenylate synthase encodes MRIGNDIFEASYWLRKGEVVAIPTETVYGLAANIFNEKAVEKIYHLKNRPKNNPLIVHLKSEKELFKYAINIPVKAKILANAFWPGPLTLVLEKSGLIPNHITSGKETVALRVPAKKILLELLNELDFPLAAPSANPSNRTSATSTHHINNYFNDKPLHYVLEGGECEKGLESTIIGFERGEPIIYRLGALSKELVEKVVGKVKVLNEPTNLILAPGMFSKHYAPKTSMQNINNWEEFCEKNQDKKIAFLTAGIISETIPNNLTIFNLSEQNDLDEVARKLYNTLFEIDNLNFDEIIFKYFPESQLGSTINDRLTRASNK; translated from the coding sequence ATGAGAATAGGTAATGATATTTTTGAAGCTTCATATTGGCTTCGAAAAGGGGAAGTAGTTGCTATTCCAACAGAGACTGTTTATGGATTAGCAGCAAATATTTTTAACGAAAAGGCTGTTGAAAAAATATATCATTTAAAAAATAGACCTAAGAATAATCCATTAATTGTTCATTTAAAATCGGAAAAAGAATTATTTAAGTACGCAATTAATATTCCTGTTAAGGCAAAAATTTTAGCCAATGCATTCTGGCCTGGTCCATTAACACTAGTTTTGGAAAAATCTGGATTAATTCCAAATCATATTACTTCAGGAAAAGAAACGGTTGCATTAAGAGTGCCTGCAAAAAAAATTCTATTAGAACTATTAAATGAACTTGATTTTCCTCTTGCAGCACCAAGTGCAAATCCTTCTAATAGGACTAGTGCTACATCTACACATCATATAAATAACTATTTTAATGACAAACCTCTTCATTATGTTCTAGAAGGCGGAGAATGTGAAAAAGGTCTAGAGTCAACAATAATAGGTTTTGAAAGAGGAGAGCCAATTATTTATAGATTAGGTGCATTATCAAAAGAATTAGTTGAAAAAGTTGTAGGCAAAGTTAAAGTATTAAATGAGCCCACAAATTTGATTCTTGCACCAGGAATGTTTTCTAAACATTATGCGCCAAAGACCAGTATGCAAAACATTAATAATTGGGAAGAGTTTTGCGAGAAAAATCAGGATAAGAAAATAGCGTTTTTGACTGCAGGAATTATTTCGGAAACAATTCCAAACAATTTAACAATCTTTAATCTTTCAGAACAGAATGATTTAGATGAAGTTGCCAGAAAACTATACAATACACTTTTTGAAATAGATAATTTAAATTTCGATGAAATAATATTTAAATATTTTCCTGAAAGTCAATTAGGAAGTACAATAAATGATCGTTTAACCAGAGCTTCAAATAAATAA
- a CDS encoding HlyD family secretion protein encodes MKTFIKIIFVSIVLSSCNKNNENADAYGNFETTEVTVSSEANGKIEFLNIEEGNEIKKGQVVALIDTLQLHFNKEQLKASIATVQSKSASVLSQISVLNEQLKTAKIEQNRILNMFNENAATKRQVDEIEGKVNVINKQINSVQTQNAPILNEVKSIEVQIAKLEDQIKKSQVINPIDGTVLTKYAEASEITAFGKPLYKIANLNEMELRVYFSETQLPQIKIGQHVKIVIDSNDSTKSYNGTISWISSQAEFTPKVIQTKEERTNLVYAVKVKVKNDGSLKIGMPAEVWLN; translated from the coding sequence ATGAAAACATTCATAAAAATAATTTTTGTTTCAATAGTATTGTCAAGTTGTAATAAAAACAACGAAAATGCTGATGCATACGGAAATTTTGAAACTACCGAAGTTACCGTTTCCTCTGAAGCAAACGGTAAAATTGAGTTTTTAAATATTGAAGAAGGAAATGAAATCAAAAAAGGTCAAGTTGTAGCTTTAATCGATACGCTTCAATTGCATTTTAATAAAGAACAACTTAAAGCTTCTATAGCAACGGTTCAATCCAAATCAGCTTCGGTTTTATCACAAATATCTGTTTTAAACGAACAATTAAAAACCGCTAAAATTGAACAGAATAGAATTTTAAACATGTTCAACGAAAATGCAGCAACAAAAAGACAAGTAGATGAAATTGAAGGAAAAGTTAATGTAATCAACAAACAAATTAATAGTGTTCAAACGCAAAATGCACCTATTTTAAATGAAGTCAAATCTATTGAAGTTCAAATTGCAAAATTAGAAGACCAGATAAAAAAATCGCAAGTTATTAATCCAATTGACGGAACAGTTTTAACAAAATATGCCGAAGCATCAGAAATTACGGCCTTTGGAAAACCACTTTATAAAATTGCCAATCTTAATGAAATGGAGCTTCGTGTGTATTTTTCAGAGACACAGTTACCACAAATAAAAATTGGTCAGCATGTAAAAATTGTTATCGATTCTAATGATAGCACAAAATCCTACAACGGAACAATCTCTTGGATAAGTTCGCAAGCCGAGTTTACACCAAAAGTAATTCAAACCAAAGAAGAAAGAACCAATTTAGTTTACGCTGTAAAAGTAAAAGTAAAAAACGACGGAAGTTTAAAAATAGGAATGCCAGCTGAAGTATGGCTTAATTAA
- a CDS encoding ABC transporter ATP-binding protein, with protein sequence MNQQKIIEVENLTKKFGDFTAVKSISFHVNKGEIFGFLGANGAGKTTAMKMLIGISNPTSGNAIVAGYNVQSQSELVKKSIGYMSQKFSLYDDLSVQENITFFGGIYGLSKNQIKLKTETLIENLQLGNITKTKVGDLPLGWKQKLAFSVALLHEPKIVFLDEPTGGVDPITRRQFWELIYAEAHKGTTIFVTTHYMDEAEYCNRVSIMVEGVIEALDSPKNLKKQFGVESMNEVFLKLARNIE encoded by the coding sequence ATGAACCAACAAAAAATCATAGAAGTAGAAAACCTAACCAAAAAGTTTGGAGATTTTACAGCTGTAAAAAGTATTTCTTTTCACGTAAACAAAGGCGAAATATTTGGATTTTTAGGTGCAAATGGTGCTGGAAAAACTACGGCTATGAAAATGCTAATTGGTATTTCAAATCCTACAAGTGGTAACGCAATTGTTGCAGGTTATAATGTGCAATCACAAAGTGAATTGGTGAAAAAAAGTATTGGTTATATGAGCCAGAAATTTTCACTTTATGACGATTTATCGGTACAAGAAAACATTACATTTTTTGGTGGTATTTATGGTTTATCAAAAAATCAAATTAAATTAAAAACAGAAACTTTAATTGAAAATCTCCAATTGGGAAATATCACAAAAACTAAAGTTGGCGATTTGCCATTAGGTTGGAAACAGAAATTAGCGTTTTCGGTTGCACTATTACACGAACCTAAAATTGTTTTTTTAGATGAACCTACAGGAGGCGTTGATCCAATTACGAGAAGACAATTTTGGGAATTAATTTATGCCGAAGCTCATAAAGGAACAACCATTTTTGTTACAACACATTACATGGATGAAGCCGAATATTGTAATCGAGTTTCGATAATGGTTGAAGGTGTTATTGAAGCTTTAGATTCGCCAAAGAATTTGAAAAAACAATTTGGTGTTGAATCTATGAATGAAGTGTTTTTAAAGTTGGCTCGTAACATAGAATAA
- a CDS encoding TetR/AcrR family transcriptional regulator, whose protein sequence is MSTEEKIFEAAFKVFQRKGFSGARMQEIADEAEINKAMLHYFFRSKEKLFEAVFLNAFGKLAPQVNIIFNSEDSVFAKIEKFTQSYINFVLEYPFLPQFIVQEMNNNSEFVSKFLNVENRPNPIKLIAQIEKEIELGIIKPINPKQLLLDIFSMTIFSFAAQGLVKGMLQLTEEDFKYLMIERKKHISNQIIMAIKNDEV, encoded by the coding sequence ATGTCAACTGAAGAAAAAATATTCGAAGCTGCATTTAAAGTTTTTCAAAGAAAAGGGTTTAGTGGTGCAAGAATGCAAGAAATAGCTGATGAAGCTGAGATTAATAAAGCCATGCTTCATTATTTCTTTCGAAGCAAAGAAAAACTATTTGAAGCCGTATTCTTAAATGCTTTTGGAAAATTGGCACCACAGGTTAATATTATTTTTAACTCTGAAGATTCAGTTTTTGCTAAGATTGAAAAGTTTACACAAAGCTACATCAATTTTGTTCTTGAATATCCATTTTTACCACAATTCATTGTCCAAGAAATGAATAATAATAGTGAATTTGTATCTAAGTTTTTAAATGTTGAAAACCGACCTAATCCTATTAAACTTATCGCTCAAATTGAAAAAGAAATTGAATTGGGAATAATAAAACCAATCAATCCTAAACAATTATTATTAGATATTTTCTCCATGACAATTTTCTCATTTGCAGCACAAGGTTTAGTAAAAGGCATGTTACAGCTAACAGAAGAAGATTTTAAATATCTAATGATTGAACGTAAAAAACATATAAGTAATCAAATAATTATGGCAATTAAAAATGATGAAGTATAA
- a CDS encoding ABC transporter permease: MKRFRGFVKKEFFHIFRDKRSLFILFGMPIAQILLFGFAITNEINNVEVAILDYAKDSESEKIIQKLKASEYFNIETEITNEKAIASEFKKGKIKAILLFEKDFSKKLQTENKATIQVITDATEPNIANTIANYTQSILSNYQNQNSSANNIGINIQTRMLYNPELKSVFNFVPGVMTVILMLVSAMMTSISITREKELGTMEVLLVSPLKPFQVIIGKVFPYVFLSIINAIVIVSMGYFIFGMPINGSLFLLAFESILFIITALSLGIFISTISKTQQTAMMISLMGLMLPVIILSGFIFPIASMPIPMQVMSNIIPAKWFIIIVKSIMLKGVGLQYIVKETMILILMTTVFIGLSIKNYKMRLE, from the coding sequence ATGAAGCGATTTAGAGGTTTTGTAAAAAAAGAATTCTTTCACATTTTTAGAGATAAACGTTCACTTTTTATTCTCTTCGGAATGCCTATTGCTCAAATTTTATTATTTGGATTTGCCATTACTAATGAAATTAATAATGTAGAAGTAGCCATTTTAGATTATGCGAAAGATTCAGAATCTGAAAAAATTATTCAAAAGTTAAAAGCTTCAGAATATTTCAATATTGAAACTGAAATAACAAACGAGAAAGCAATTGCTTCTGAATTTAAAAAAGGAAAAATAAAAGCCATTTTACTATTTGAAAAAGATTTTTCAAAAAAACTTCAAACCGAAAATAAGGCAACAATACAAGTAATAACAGATGCTACCGAGCCAAATATTGCTAATACAATAGCTAATTATACACAATCTATACTATCAAATTATCAAAATCAAAATTCTAGTGCTAACAATATTGGGATAAATATTCAAACCCGAATGTTGTATAATCCAGAATTAAAAAGTGTTTTCAATTTTGTTCCTGGAGTTATGACCGTAATTTTGATGTTAGTATCTGCAATGATGACTTCAATTTCTATTACAAGAGAGAAAGAACTGGGTACAATGGAAGTCTTATTGGTTTCACCTTTAAAACCATTTCAAGTAATCATAGGAAAGGTTTTTCCGTATGTGTTTTTGTCAATTATCAATGCAATTGTAATTGTAAGTATGGGCTATTTTATTTTTGGAATGCCAATAAACGGAAGTCTCTTTTTGTTAGCTTTTGAAAGTATATTATTTATTATTACGGCTCTTTCATTAGGCATTTTTATTTCTACGATTTCTAAAACGCAACAAACTGCCATGATGATTTCTTTAATGGGTTTAATGCTTCCTGTTATCATTCTTTCTGGCTTTATATTTCCCATTGCATCTATGCCAATACCTATGCAAGTTATGAGTAATATTATCCCCGCAAAATGGTTTATTATTATAGTAAAATCGATAATGTTAAAAGGAGTTGGCTTACAATATATTGTAAAAGAAACAATGATTTTAATTCTGATGACGACAGTTTTTATTGGTTTAAGTATTAAAAATTACAAAATGAGATTAGAATAA